A genomic region of Denticeps clupeoides chromosome 9, fDenClu1.1, whole genome shotgun sequence contains the following coding sequences:
- the fzd7a gene encoding frizzled-7a, whose translation MAALLLSLLSLLSPALGQYHGEKGISVPEHGFCQPISIPLCTDIAYNQTIMPNLLGHTNQEDAGLEVHQFYPLVKVQCSMDLKFFLCSMYAPVCTVLEQAIPPCRSLCERARQGCEALMNKFGFQWPERLRCENFPVHGAGEICVGQNTSDPGGPTPDPTPRAPAPVTPAGAPRHGHQFTCPLQLAVPAYLNYYFLGAKDCGAPCEAAKPNGLMYFREEEVKFGRLWVGVWSVLCCVSTLFTVLTYLVDMRRFRYPERPIIFLSGCYFMVAVAYAAGFFLEDRVVCVGKFSDDGYDTVAQGTKKEGCTILFMVLYFFGMASSIWWVILSLTWFLSAGMKWGHEAIEANSQYFHLAAWAVPAVKTITILAMGQVDGDVLTGVCYVGIYSVDALRGFVLAPLFVYLFIGTSFLLAGFVSLFRIRTIMKHDGTKTEKLEKLMVRIGVFSVLYTVPATIVIACHFYEQAFRPQWERTWHMQTCKRFAVPCPAHNFAPVSPDFTVFMIKYLMTMIVGITSGFWIWSGKTLQSWRRFYQRLSGGGQGETTV comes from the coding sequence ATGGCCGCGCTGCTGCTGTCCCTGCTGTCCCTGCTGTCCCCCGCCCTGGGACAGTACCACGGGGAGAAGGGCATCTCCGTGCCGGAGCACGGCTTCTGCCAGCCCATCTCCATCCCGCTCTGCACGGACATCGCCTACAACCAGACCATCATGCCCAACCTGCTGGGCCACACCAACCAGGAGGACGCGGGCCTGGAGGTGCACCAGTTCTACCCGCTGGTGAAGGTGCAGTGCTCCATGGACCTCAAGTTCTTCCTGTGCTCCATGTACGCCCCGGTGTGCACCGTGCTGGAGCAGGCCATCCCGCCGTGCCGCTCGCTGTGCGAGAGGGCCCGGCAGGGCTGCGAGGCCCTCATGAACAAGTTCGGCTTCCAGTGGCCCGAGCGGCTGCGCTGCGAGAACTTCCCGGTGCACGGGGCGGGCGAGATCTGCGTGGGGCAGAACACGTCGGACCCCGGCGGGCCCACGCCGGACCCCACGCCCCGCGCGCCCGCCCCCGTCACCCCGGCCGGCGCGCCCCGCCACGGCCACCAGTTCACCTGCCCGCTGCAGCTGGCCGTGCCCGCCTACCTCAACTACTACTTCCTGGGGGCCAAGGACTGCGGCGCGCCCTGCGAGGCCGCCAAGCCCAACGGCCTGATGTACTTccgggaggaggaggtgaagtTCGGCCGCCTCTGGGTGGGCGTCTGGTCCGTGCTGTGCTGCGTCAGCACCCTGTTCACCGTGCTCACCTACCTGGTGGACATGCGGCGCTTCCGCTACCCAGAGAGGCCCATCATCTTCCTGTCCGGCTGCTACTTCATGGTGGCCGTGGCGTACGCCGCCGGCTTCTTCCTGGAGGACCGGGTGGTGTGCGTGGGCAAGTTCAGCGACGACGGCTACGACACGGTGGCGCAGGGCACCAAGAAGGAGGGCTGCACCATCCTCTTCATGGTCCTCTACTTCTTCGGCATGGCCAGCTCCATCTGGTGGGTCATCCTGTCCCTCACCTGGTTCCTGTCCGCCGGCATGAAGTGGGGCCACGAGGCCATCGAGGCCAACTCGCAGTACTTCCACCTGGCGGCGTGGGCCGTGCCGGCGGTGAAGACCATCACCATCCTGGCCATGGGCCAGGTGGACGGGGACGTCCTGACCGGCGTCTGCTACGTGGGCATCTACAGCGTGGACGCCCTGCGCGGCTTCGTCCTGGCGCCGCTCTTCGTCTACCTCTTCATCGGCACCTCCTTCCTGCTGGCCGGCTTCGTGTCGCTCTTCCGCATCCGGACCATCATGAAGCACGACGGCACCAAGacggagaagctggagaagctgaTGGTGCGCATCGGCGTGTTCAGCGTGCTCTACACCGTGCCCGCCACCATCGTCATCGCCTGCCACTTCTACGAGCAGGCCTTCCGGCCGCAGTGGGAGCGGACGTGGCACATGCAGACCTGCAAGCGCTTCGCCGTGCCGTGCCCGGCGCACAACTTCGCGCCCGTGTCCCCGGACTTCACCGTCTTCATGATCAAGTACCTGATGACCATGATCGTGGGCATCACCTCCGGCTTCTGGATCTGGTCGGGCAAGACGCTGCAGTCGTGGCGCCGCTTCTACCAGCGGCTGAGCGGCGGCGGCCAGGGGGAGACCACCGTGTGA